The following nucleotide sequence is from Nitrosopumilus adriaticus.
TCTGGACTTTCAGAAACTTCTGTAACTTTAGATGATGATATTCCTAAAGCAAACTCTCTTAGTTTTCCCAAAGTGTCCTGTAAATTAGATGCAAAACCTGAATCTACAATTATCTGAGGTTTTGTTGCTTGAACATTATCTAATTGTGTAGCATCCATCAAATAACAATCAATTGAAAATTTTTTTAAAATTGCAAGTAATGCTTCGTCACTTACAGAAACTCCTCTTTGAATTGAAGCTAAATAATTGATCAATTCATTTAATTTCGATTCTCTATTTTTTACTAAAAGATACTCTTTAACTGGATTTGAGAAAGGAAATGCTTTTTCAAGCTTGTCATCATTGAAAACTGAAATTCCCAATTCTGTTAATATCACAGAATACATGACTAGTTGATTCTAAATCACCTTTAAAAAAGGTACCAGAATCGTGAATCAACTATTATATTCGAAACTAAGTTCATTATTCAAAGTGGAACCTAGTCTTGCAACTTCCATAGGTAAAATTCAATTAGATAAGCCTATGATGCTGGCATCTGGAATTTTAGGTATATCTTTGGATGTTTTTAATCGATTATATCGTTCAGGTGCAGGTGCAGTTGTAACAAAATCACTTAGTACTGAACCCTGGGAGGGATATCCAAACCCAACAATCTTTAGCGTAAAAGGTGGTGGCTGGATAAATGCTGTGGGTCTCTCAAATCCTGGAGCCACGAATTTTGCTAAAATGATTGAATCAAATCAAACTGTTCCAATTGTAGTTAGTTTAGTTGGTTCTATTCCTGAAGATTTTGAGTTTATGATAAAGCAATTTGAAAATTGTAAAGTTACAGCATATGAGCTAAATTTGTCCTGTCCTCACGTTGCCAAAGTCGGTTTAGAAGTTGGTGATGATCCAGAATTAGTTAGGAAAATTGTAACGACATCTAAAAATTCAACTGATGTTCCTATAATTGCCAAAGTCGGTTTAGGTACTACACATTATCTTAATACTGTAAGTACAGCAATTGATTCAGGAATTGATGCCATCACTGCAATCAATACCGTTAGAGCCATGGCTATTGATGTTGAAACACAGCGACCTATTCTTAGTAATAAATTTGGAGGATTGTCTGGAACTCCGATTAAACCTATTGCATTGAGATGCGTATATGAGATTTCTTCAAAATATGATATTCCGATAATTGGCTGTGGTGGTGTTTCAACATGGGAAGATGCAGTAGAATTTTTCTTGGCAGGTGCATCTGCAATTCAACTTGGCAGTGCAATTGGTGATAATTGGATTGATGTATTTGGTGAAATCAATAATGGCATACTCGAATATATGAAAAGAAAAAATTATTCCTCAATAAAGGATATGGTGGGACTTGCAAAGAAATCATAATCATACAACAATTGTTACTATTGAAAAAGTAATTGATGAAACACCTACTGTTAGAACTCTTGTCTTTTCAGATGATCTAATGTCAAATGTACTTCCTGGACAATTTGCAATGGTTTGGATTCCTGGAATTAATGAATTACCAATGAGTGTAATGATCTCCAACGAACCTGGGAAAGCCGCATTTACTGTAAGAAAACATGGTCCAGCTTCTACTGGATTATTTAATATCAAAGAAGGACAACAAATTGGAATTCGTGGTCCTTATGGAAATTCATTTGATCTAAAAAAAGGAAAACTTTTGCTAGTGGGTGGGGGGACTGGCCTTGTTCCAATGATGCGATTACTTTCATTTGTAAAACCAACAGATGATGTGACTGTACTAATAGGTGCAAAATCAAAAGATGAAGTTTTCTTTGAAGACTTTGCAAATAGTATGTTGGAGAAAAATCCTCACAAAGTACTAGTTTCAACTGATGATGGAAGCTATGGTGAAAAAGGATTTGTCACTGATTTAGTTGAAAAACTGGTCAATGAATCTCATTATGATGGAGTCTATGTTTGTGGTCCTGAAATAATGATGTACAAAACTGTCCAGTCTGCGCATTCTAGAGGCATGTTTGTTCAAGCAAGTCTTGAGAGAATGATGAAATGCGGTGTTGGGATTTGTGGAAGCTGCTGTGTTGGAGAAGACCTCGTTTGCAGGGATGGTACTGTCTTTGATGGTGAACATCTTTCTTCAAACAAGGAATTTGGTCATTTTTACAGAAATAAGGCTGGAATTTTAGAAAAATACTGAATTCCACTAGCAAGGTTTAAAATAAATCACAAAATTATTTCCATGAAGGAAATGGGAACTCCAAAAATTGTTTTAACTGCAGACAGAACTTTAATGTCGCCATATCGAGGGCTTTCATTAGCTACATTTTTTGGATGTGCACCTGCACTAGACCCTAATCGTGACAAAAGCAGTTTTTGGTACAAAATTCTTGGAAAACAAGTAACTCCGAAAATCCTGTTTGATTTTATTTGTAATTATATTCCTCACACAAATGGTGTTGCAAATTATGCACCATATGGTTTGAGAAAATTAGAAGCTGGTTTGCTCCGAGATGGATTTAGCAGACAAGATGTAGTTGTTGCACATCCAGATCATATTGAGCAATTCATTGGTCCTGAAACTGAAGTTGTTGGAACATATGAGATGGATCCTCTTGGCATGGGTCCTGTAACAATGACATTTACTTATGGTCGAAAACAAACATCTTATGATGAATTTTACAATACTGAATTACATCATAGAATCAAAGCTGCTAAATTAAAAACTGGCAGTAAGGCAAAAGTAATTTCAGGTGCATCTGGAACTTGGCAATACAATTACGATCCAGAAAAAATTGAAGAGTTTGGCATCTATGCAATTCTAGAGGGAGAGTTAGGTGGTATTGCACCTGAAATTGATGGACATGCTGGAAGATTCTTCAATTATTTGATTAATGGTGACTTTGAAAATATGGATCCTTTCAGAAAGAGAAGTGACTTTAAAGTTAACATTAAAGAATTTGAAAGAAATGGAAAAAAAATCCATGGACGATTTGTTAATTTCTGGGATAGACCTGAACTAGAAGAAATTCCTGATATTGTAGAACCTAGTATGCATGGAATGGTAGAGGTAATGCGTGGATGTGGTAGAGGTTGTAAATTCTGTGACGTTACATTAAGATCATTGAGATACTATTCTCCTGAAAAAGTCAAAAGAGAAATTGAAGTTAACATCAAGAAAGGTGGCTCAAAATCTGCTTGGATTCACAGTGATGATATCTTCGTTTACGGAATGGATCCTAGAACTGCAAAAGGAATGGAACCAAACAGAGAAGCCCTAGAAGAATTATTCACTGCAATCATGTCAACTGGTGTTGAACACACAAACCCAACACATGGAACATTGGCTGGAGCAATTGCCGATGAAAAACTAATTCCAAATCTTTCTAAAATCATTAAAGCTGGACCTGACAACATGATTGGCGTTCAAGCTGGATTTGAAACTGGTAGTCTTAGACTAATTGGTAAATATGCTGATAGAAAACTTGCACCTTATGATCCATCTGAATGGCATTGGGTTGTCAAAGAAGGTGTCAAGACATTGAATCAAGATTATTGGATTCCTGCATTCACATTAATTATGGGTCTTGACAATGATGAAACTCCTGAAGACTCTTGGGAGACAATTCGTTTGCTTAGTGAACTTGAGCATGAACAACCTGATTCCATGTTTACTGCAACTGCACTAACCTTTGTTCCTATAGGCTTGTTAGAAAAATCTGATTTCTTCAATATTGGAAATGAAATGACTCCTGCTCAGCTAGGAGTTCTTTACAAGACCTGGCAGCACAATTTCAAATATGGTATTCAAAAATTCATGACCAAAACTGGCTCTAAAGGTCCTCAAAGATACTTCTTTAACGCCATTGCAAGATCTCTTGGTGGTGTTCCATTAGGTGCAATGGAGAGATATGCACGTAGAAAGAGTAAGGAACACGAACAAGTTATTGAGACTGTAAAGGCCAAATACTGGTAGTCATACAAATACATAAATTCACTAATTCCTATTTTAAAACATGGCAACACACGGTTCACTTACCAAAGCAGGTAAAGTAAGAGGACAGACACCAAAAGTTGAAGGTAGAAAGATTGTAGGTACTAGTTCTAGTCTTAGAAACAAAAGTAACTTCAAAAAACGATTTGTCCTTGGTAGATTCCCTGGACAGAACAAACCTGGACAAAGAAGAAAGAGACGTTAGTCAATTTTTACTAAAATTTATCATTTTACGATCTAATTCTGAAACAATACTCTTATAAAGTACTGGTACCGTACCATACGGTATGGTAGAAGATTTAAGATTAGATAGTTTAGAGGGCGTAGGTCCTGTAACTACAAGAAAATTATCCGATGCAGGTGTCCACAACGTCATGGATCTCATCGTCAGAGGTCCAGTCGAAATTGCAGACATAACTGGAATGGAAAAGGACACTGCTGAAAAAATTGTCAATAAAGCCCGACAGCACTTAGTTGATGGGGGATTAATTGCCAAACACTTTGTTAGTGCAAGTGAAATTTACAAACACCGACAAAGTATTGGTAAAATTACAACTGGTACAAACTGCCTTGATACATTATTTGATGGTGGTATTGAGACTCAAGCCTTAACAGAAGTTTATGGTGAATTTGGTTGTGGTAAAACACAATTTGCTCATACAATGTCTGTAATGGTTCAAAAAACCAAAGAAGAAGGTGGTCTTGAAGGCAGTGTTTTGTATATTGATACTGAAAACACTTTCCGACCTGAAAGAATTGTATCTATTGCAAAAGCCCATGATATGGATCCTGAAAAAGTTCTAGACAACATCATAGTTGCTCGTGCATATAACAGTGCACACCAAGTGTTGATTCTAGAAGAAGCTGGTCCTATAATTGAAGAAAACAATGTTAAACTAATTGTTGCAGATTCTGCAGTTGGATTGTTCCGTGCTGAATATCTCGGAAGAGGAACATTGTCAGTCAGACAACAAAAACTCAATCATTTTGTTCATTTGCTATCTAGAATTGCAGAAACATACAACTGTGCTGCAATTGCAACCAACCAAGTTATGGCATCACCTGATGTCTTCTTTGGAGATCCAACACGACCTATTGGTGGAAACGTAGTTGCACATACTAGTACCTACAGAATCTACTTTAAGAAATCAGGTAAGAAGCGAATTGCTAGAATGGTAGATAGTCCTCACCACCCTGAAGAGGAAGTAATCTTTGCTCTAGGCGAAGCAGGAGTAATCGATCCTGAAGAAGCTGATAAAAAGACCAAAAAGACTACCAAAAAAGCAAAAGCAGCAAAAGAGCCAAAGGTAGAGGCTACCGTGGAAGCACCTGAAGTAGAGGCTACCGTGGAAGCACCTGAAGTAGAGGCTACCGTGGAAGCACCTGAAGTAGAGGCTACCGTGGAAGCACCTGAAGTAGAGGCTACCGTGGAAGCACCTGAAGTAGAGGATGCTGTAAAATCTACAGTAGACCCTGAATTAGATGATTCAGAACCAATTGAAGAGTAACTCTTCTCCTTTCTCTTCAATTCTTTTTGAATTCTCTTTTATTTTCAATACTATTGATTAAATTATAATATCATTTGAGACTGTCAATACATAATGACTGATCTGTATCGTTTACTTCCAGAAGAGATGGAGAAATTAGTAATTGATATGGGTTATCCTAGATATCGTGCAGATCAAATTTTGCTTCCATTATATTACAAATTCCCCAAAGACATCAACGACATACCACAACTCCCAAAAAAATTAAGAGAAGAACTTGTTGAATCTGGATACACTATTGGTTCTGCAAAAGAAACTCATAGAGTTGTAAGTGATGATGGTGATACAACAAAGCTTCTACTTGATCTAAATAACGACAACGCAGTAGAAACTGTTCTGATGCAATATCCTTCATCGAAACTTGGAGGACATCCAAGATCAACTATTTGTGTTTCTACTCAAATTGGTTGCGCAATGGGTTGTGTGTTTTGTGCAACAGGACAAATGGGTTTTAAAACAAATCTTGCTGCAGAACATATTGTATCTCAAGTAATTCATTTTGCAGAAATTCTGGAAAAACGAGGAGAACATGTAACGAATTTGGTATTTATGGGAATGGGAGAACCAATGGCAAACTATGATGAGATGATCAGAGCAATACGAATTCTAACACATGATAGAGGATTTGGACTTGGACAACGACACATAACAATTTCTACAATAGGTATTGTATCAGGAATCGATAAACTAGCAGAAGAAAATTTGCAAATTGGTCTTGCTATATCACTGCATTCTCCAAACAACAAATTGCGAAAAGAACTAGTTCCAACTGCAGGACCAAATTCTGTTGAGGATATTATTGAGGCAGGAAGACGTTATTTCAAAAAGACTGGAAGGCGTGTGACATTTGAGTATGCGCTGATGGATGGAATTAATGATTCTGCTGAAATAGCAGAAGAATTGGCTAAACTTTTGAAAGGAAATGGCTCTCATGTCAATCTGATTCCAATAAATCCCACTGCTGGTGATTTTAAACGCCCATCAAAAAATAGAGTTCATGAATTTGAGCGAATTTTATCAAATGCAGGGGTGAATTGCACCATTCGTGTGGAAAAAGGAACTGAGATCTCAGCTGCATGCGGGCAACTGAGAACTGACATTATTGGGTGATTTTTTCCAAATCCTGTTCTAAGTCTTAAAATAGGGCTTTCGGAGATTTGACACTTAATGGCAACTAAAAAATCTCATGGTCGTTCACATGGATTTAAGCACAAATCAAGATCCGTTATGAAAAAGGATTCTCCAAGAGGAGTCTCATTCCTGTTACGTGAATACCAAGAAGGTCAACAAGCACTTGTCATTATTGATCCTAGACAACACAAAGGACTGCCACACAGAAGATACCACGGCAAAGTGGGTCGTATTACAAATGTTGGCAGACGTGCAATCACCCTTGATGTCAAATTGGGTGATAAAACGAAAACCTTAATCACTAGATTGGATCACATTAAACCATTCGGTGTATGATATGGAAGAAGTACAAAAGAAACAAGCCATTTCTCTTTCAGAAGTTAAAGAAATCTTAGGTAAAGTTGATCCTGAGGATATGGATCAAATTCAGCGATGGACCTATGACTATGTTTCAAAATTTGCGACAATTGAATCAAAAGATGCAAAGGATATGAAAAAACAACTCATCAAAGAATGTGAACTAACAGAAGATGAAGCTGTTGAAATTGTAAACATTAGACCTACAAGTTTGGCTGAACTACGTTCATTTACATTCGGCTGGAAAAAACTAATTCTTGCTGAAACTCTAGAAAAAATGCTCAATATAATCAAGGGGCATTCCTGAGTTTTTCGGAGAATTTTATTTTGTATAGGGCACAATCCCCACCTAGAAAATATGAGGAACATGCTTATGTTTTGGATTTTAATTCTAGAGGGAAATCATCTACTGTAAGAGGACGAGAAGGAATTATTGTTACAGCAATAGGCGAAGACCGTTTAACTCTTTTAGAAATTCTTGGAATTCCAAATTCTACTTTTGAGATAGGTGAGAAAATCTATATCGGAAAAGATGGGAGAACTAAAGTTCTCTCAGTACTGGGAAAGATGGAATATGATAAAATCTCTTCATCTGCACAAAGCGAATTGCCAACAGTTGTAGAAAATATTGTAACTAATAATGAATCTAAATTTGTAGAATACCTCAACAAAGCGCAACCATTAACACCAAGAATACATGCTTTAGAACTAATTCCAGGAATTGGAAAGACCTACATGAAAACAATGCTTGAAGAACGAGAAAAGAAAAAATTTGAAAGCTATGCTGATTTACAAGAAAGAGTCGGATTCAAAGAACCAGTTAAACATATTTCAGAACGAATCATGGATGAAATTACTGGCGAAAGCAGAATGAATCTCTTTGTTAAGAGATGATAAAACGAAAACGGTTCGGACAACACTTTCTCAACTCAAATTCTATATCTCAAAGCATTGTTTCTGAGGCTAAAATTACTAAAAATGACGTTGTTTTTGAACTGGGAACGGGATTGGGCATCCTAACTCCACTGCTGTGTGAAAATGCAAGCAAGGTAATCTCAGTTGATGTAGACGAGCAACTAACCAAAAACGCACAATCTAAATTTTCAAACATTGAAAATTTGGTTTTAAAATCAGGTGATGGTTTCAAGTCAAAAGAACCTTTCACAATTTTTGTCTCAAATCTTCCATATTCTAAGAGTAAAGAGGCAATAGAGTGGCTTGCACAATCTTCATTTTCTCATGGAGTGATAATGGTCCAAAAGGAATTTGCAGAGAAATTATTTGCAAAATCATCAAAAAAACGCAAGGCAGTAAGCGTCATAGCTGATTACTCTTTTGAAATAAAGATTCTCTCAAATGTAGGGAAAAACAATTTTTCACCCCCTCCAAAAGTTGATTCTGTAATTTTAAAAATTGTTAAAAAAAATGTAATGAGTAAGGATCTAATACACACAATCAACAAAATTTTTTCATATAGGAGAAAGACTGTAAAAAATATTTTAAAACAATTCAATAAGGAAAGTGAAATAGATAAAAGAGTCGATGATCTTTCTGGAGATGAAATAATTAATCTTGCAAACCAAATTCTTAAAAAATGAAGAATACCCTCCTTCAGAGGATACCTTCTTCATTGTAAAAAACATTGAAGATGAAAAAGGAGACAATGCCTTGGATATTGGTAGTGGTTCTGGATATCTGACAAAATTACTATCTGAGAATTTTTCTCTTGTAGTTGGAACTGACATTAATTATGCAGTACTAAAGGATCAAACCTACAAAACAGAAAATATTGTTTGCTGTAGTGGCTCTGATGCACTAAAAATAAAATTTGATTTCATTGTATGCAACTTACCCTATCTTGCAACTGATGAAATACTAGATATTGCAACAGATGGTGGTGCAGAAGGATTTGAGATTCCAAAAAAAATATTTGATTCTGTAATTAACAATATTGCAGAAAATGGAAAATTTGTATTTGTGACATCGTCGTTATCTAACTATCAAAAATTAATTGACTATGCTCAAAAATTAGGCTTGAAAACGCGAATTATGGCAAAAAAGAAACTATTCTTTGAGGAATTAATTCTAGTAGAGGCTACTAACTAATTATTTTCTTAGATTATCTTTTGCATATGTGATAATTGCATCTGTCATTTGTGTAGTTGATGCATTGCCTCCGATATCCCATGTCACTGTTTTTCCTTCATTGATTACTTGGTATGTTGCATCAAATATTGCATCTCTGATATCTTTTTCACCGAGATATTCTGCCATCCAAGCTCCTGATAGAACAGTTGCAGTTGGATTTACTTTATTTTGTCCTGCAAATTGTGGTGCACTTCCATGTGCTGCTTCAAACATTGCGAAATTATCTCCCATGTTTGCAGAATAAATTAATCCAATAGATCCTACTAATCCTGAAGCTAATTCTGAAATAATATCCATGAACAAATTGGTACTCACAAGAACTGCACCATTGAACTGCTCAGGGGCTACTACCATTTGCTGTGCCATGTTGTCGATGTAAATCTCTGATAATTCCACATCTGTTCCCTCAACTGCTTTTTGGGCACAATTCCAAAAAATTCCGTCTGTCTCTTTTAGAATATTCCTTTTTGTAATTGCAACCATTTTTTTCATATTGTTTTGTTTTGCCCATTTCATTGCAGAATTTAGAAATCTGTCACAACCTTGTCTTGTAATTTTTCTAATTGCAATTGCGGCATCTTCATTAATCCTTGCCTCAACACCTGTGTACAATCCTTCTGTTGCTTCTCTAAAACATACACAGTCAAGTTTTCTATTAGGTGTTAATCTATCATAAGTTTTAGTTGGTCTGATGTTAGAATATAATTCAAATTTTTGACGCAGAGTAACTGCTACACTTCTTGGGGCTCCTGGAACTGGAATGGTTGTGGTTGGTCCCTTAAAGCAGGCATCAGATTCTTCTAAAATCTTGATTGTCTCATCAGGGATGTATGATTTGTCTTTTCTTCCATTTTTTCCCCATTGCTCAGAGCCTGCCTCACAAAGAATAATCTCTGATTGGGTGTTGCATTCTCTTAGAACTTTGAGCATTGATTCTACAACTTCAGGACCGATACCGTCTCCTTTCATTACTGCTGCTTTTTTACTCAAAACTGAATATTTTTGAGGAGTTTATTATTTAATTCTACCTTGAAATTCATTTTACATCTACATATTTTCTATAGTGATGATTTAATACCTAATTTGCTAATGTAATCTCAAATGCAAATAGTTCAAATCTCTGATCTACATGTTGGCTCTCAATTTTTAGAAGACAAATTTGATACTCTAGTTTCTGAAGTAAATGAACTAAATCCTGAAGTGATTGTAATTACTGGCGATTTGACAAATGAGGGACTCATGAAGGAATATGAAAAATGCAAATCACTTTTAGAAAAATTTAACACAAAAAAAATCATTGCAATTAGTGGAAACCATGATTATAGAAACACCGGTTATCTATTATTCAAAAAATTCTTTCCATTTGAAGCTGTAAATGAACTCAGTGATGATGTTGTTTTAGTTACAGTTGGAACTGCCAGACCTGATAGGAATGAAGGTGAAGTGGGATACAGACAAAATTTGTGGTTGGAGAGAACTATGAAAAAATACAAAGATAAAGTAAAGATTGTTGCAATGCATCATCATTTGATTGCGATTCCTGATACTGGCTCTGATCAACTAACTGTTGTTGATGCCGGAGATGTTCTCAGAACCGTTCTGGATACCAAAGTTGACATTGTTTTATGTGGACACAAACACAGGCCTTGGGCTTGGAATTTTAGAACTTTGACAGTGGTAAATGCGGGAACTGCAACATCTGAGAGAGTTCGTGGTTTCTTTGAAAACACATACAACATTCTCACAATAACTGAGAAAAAAGTTCATGTAGATCTCAAAATAGTGGGTGGAAAAAGACTACCAATTGATGAAATCGTTAATAATTATAGCCAATTTACCGACGAGTGAATTTATTTACAGATTAATTCTAGGCATACTTGTGCGGGGGTCGCCTAGCCTGGTAGGGCGTAGGATTGCTAATCCTATGTTCGCAAGAACTCGTGGGTTCAAATCCCTCTCCCCGCGCCATTAAAACTTAATAGACCGATTTGGGAAGTTTTTACAATGGGACGAAGAAAAACACAAAAGATTATTCGCACTGGTCCAAAAAACGCAACTACTGGAATGTGTCCTGTATGTAAAACAATTGGCAAAGTATTCCTTTTAGGCCCTCCTGGTCAAGAGAGAGGAAAATGTGAAAAATGTCGCCAAGAATTTGAATTATAGTCCAAAAAGCTAACCTGTCCATC
It contains:
- a CDS encoding dihydroorotate dehydrogenase; protein product: MNQLLYSKLSSLFKVEPSLATSIGKIQLDKPMMLASGILGISLDVFNRLYRSGAGAVVTKSLSTEPWEGYPNPTIFSVKGGGWINAVGLSNPGATNFAKMIESNQTVPIVVSLVGSIPEDFEFMIKQFENCKVTAYELNLSCPHVAKVGLEVGDDPELVRKIVTTSKNSTDVPIIAKVGLGTTHYLNTVSTAIDSGIDAITAINTVRAMAIDVETQRPILSNKFGGLSGTPIKPIALRCVYEISSKYDIPIIGCGGVSTWEDAVEFFLAGASAIQLGSAIGDNWIDVFGEINNGILEYMKRKNYSSIKDMVGLAKKS
- a CDS encoding dihydroorotate dehydrogenase electron transfer subunit, which produces MQRNHNHTTIVTIEKVIDETPTVRTLVFSDDLMSNVLPGQFAMVWIPGINELPMSVMISNEPGKAAFTVRKHGPASTGLFNIKEGQQIGIRGPYGNSFDLKKGKLLLVGGGTGLVPMMRLLSFVKPTDDVTVLIGAKSKDEVFFEDFANSMLEKNPHKVLVSTDDGSYGEKGFVTDLVEKLVNESHYDGVYVCGPEIMMYKTVQSAHSRGMFVQASLERMMKCGVGICGSCCVGEDLVCRDGTVFDGEHLSSNKEFGHFYRNKAGILEKY
- a CDS encoding B12-binding domain-containing radical SAM protein, translating into MGTPKIVLTADRTLMSPYRGLSLATFFGCAPALDPNRDKSSFWYKILGKQVTPKILFDFICNYIPHTNGVANYAPYGLRKLEAGLLRDGFSRQDVVVAHPDHIEQFIGPETEVVGTYEMDPLGMGPVTMTFTYGRKQTSYDEFYNTELHHRIKAAKLKTGSKAKVISGASGTWQYNYDPEKIEEFGIYAILEGELGGIAPEIDGHAGRFFNYLINGDFENMDPFRKRSDFKVNIKEFERNGKKIHGRFVNFWDRPELEEIPDIVEPSMHGMVEVMRGCGRGCKFCDVTLRSLRYYSPEKVKREIEVNIKKGGSKSAWIHSDDIFVYGMDPRTAKGMEPNREALEELFTAIMSTGVEHTNPTHGTLAGAIADEKLIPNLSKIIKAGPDNMIGVQAGFETGSLRLIGKYADRKLAPYDPSEWHWVVKEGVKTLNQDYWIPAFTLIMGLDNDETPEDSWETIRLLSELEHEQPDSMFTATALTFVPIGLLEKSDFFNIGNEMTPAQLGVLYKTWQHNFKYGIQKFMTKTGSKGPQRYFFNAIARSLGGVPLGAMERYARRKSKEHEQVIETVKAKYW
- a CDS encoding 30S ribosomal protein S30e yields the protein MATHGSLTKAGKVRGQTPKVEGRKIVGTSSSLRNKSNFKKRFVLGRFPGQNKPGQRRKRR
- the radA gene encoding DNA repair and recombination protein RadA yields the protein MVEDLRLDSLEGVGPVTTRKLSDAGVHNVMDLIVRGPVEIADITGMEKDTAEKIVNKARQHLVDGGLIAKHFVSASEIYKHRQSIGKITTGTNCLDTLFDGGIETQALTEVYGEFGCGKTQFAHTMSVMVQKTKEEGGLEGSVLYIDTENTFRPERIVSIAKAHDMDPEKVLDNIIVARAYNSAHQVLILEEAGPIIEENNVKLIVADSAVGLFRAEYLGRGTLSVRQQKLNHFVHLLSRIAETYNCAAIATNQVMASPDVFFGDPTRPIGGNVVAHTSTYRIYFKKSGKKRIARMVDSPHHPEEEVIFALGEAGVIDPEEADKKTKKTTKKAKAAKEPKVEATVEAPEVEATVEAPEVEATVEAPEVEATVEAPEVEATVEAPEVEDAVKSTVDPELDDSEPIEE
- the rlmN gene encoding 23S rRNA (adenine(2503)-C(2))-methyltransferase RlmN encodes the protein MTDLYRLLPEEMEKLVIDMGYPRYRADQILLPLYYKFPKDINDIPQLPKKLREELVESGYTIGSAKETHRVVSDDGDTTKLLLDLNNDNAVETVLMQYPSSKLGGHPRSTICVSTQIGCAMGCVFCATGQMGFKTNLAAEHIVSQVIHFAEILEKRGEHVTNLVFMGMGEPMANYDEMIRAIRILTHDRGFGLGQRHITISTIGIVSGIDKLAEENLQIGLAISLHSPNNKLRKELVPTAGPNSVEDIIEAGRRYFKKTGRRVTFEYALMDGINDSAEIAEELAKLLKGNGSHVNLIPINPTAGDFKRPSKNRVHEFERILSNAGVNCTIRVEKGTEISAACGQLRTDIIG
- a CDS encoding 50S ribosomal protein L21, with protein sequence MATKKSHGRSHGFKHKSRSVMKKDSPRGVSFLLREYQEGQQALVIIDPRQHKGLPHRRYHGKVGRITNVGRRAITLDVKLGDKTKTLITRLDHIKPFGV
- a CDS encoding RNA polymerase Rpb4, with translation MEEVQKKQAISLSEVKEILGKVDPEDMDQIQRWTYDYVSKFATIESKDAKDMKKQLIKECELTEDEAVEIVNIRPTSLAELRSFTFGWKKLILAETLEKMLNIIKGHS
- a CDS encoding DUF655 domain-containing protein, which translates into the protein MYRAQSPPRKYEEHAYVLDFNSRGKSSTVRGREGIIVTAIGEDRLTLLEILGIPNSTFEIGEKIYIGKDGRTKVLSVLGKMEYDKISSSAQSELPTVVENIVTNNESKFVEYLNKAQPLTPRIHALELIPGIGKTYMKTMLEEREKKKFESYADLQERVGFKEPVKHISERIMDEITGESRMNLFVKR
- the rsmA gene encoding 16S rRNA (adenine(1518)-N(6)/adenine(1519)-N(6))-dimethyltransferase RsmA, whose protein sequence is MIKRKRFGQHFLNSNSISQSIVSEAKITKNDVVFELGTGLGILTPLLCENASKVISVDVDEQLTKNAQSKFSNIENLVLKSGDGFKSKEPFTIFVSNLPYSKSKEAIEWLAQSSFSHGVIMVQKEFAEKLFAKSSKKRKAVSVIADYSFEIKILSNVGKNNFSPPPKVDSVILKIVKKNVMSKDLIHTINKIFSYRRKTVKNILKQFNKESEIDKRVDDLSGDEIINLANQILKK
- a CDS encoding HemK2/MTQ2 family protein methyltransferase, with protein sequence MQTKFLKNEEYPPSEDTFFIVKNIEDEKGDNALDIGSGSGYLTKLLSENFSLVVGTDINYAVLKDQTYKTENIVCCSGSDALKIKFDFIVCNLPYLATDEILDIATDGGAEGFEIPKKIFDSVINNIAENGKFVFVTSSLSNYQKLIDYAQKLGLKTRIMAKKKLFFEELILVEATN
- a CDS encoding isocitrate/isopropylmalate dehydrogenase family protein — protein: MSKKAAVMKGDGIGPEVVESMLKVLRECNTQSEIILCEAGSEQWGKNGRKDKSYIPDETIKILEESDACFKGPTTTIPVPGAPRSVAVTLRQKFELYSNIRPTKTYDRLTPNRKLDCVCFREATEGLYTGVEARINEDAAIAIRKITRQGCDRFLNSAMKWAKQNNMKKMVAITKRNILKETDGIFWNCAQKAVEGTDVELSEIYIDNMAQQMVVAPEQFNGAVLVSTNLFMDIISELASGLVGSIGLIYSANMGDNFAMFEAAHGSAPQFAGQNKVNPTATVLSGAWMAEYLGEKDIRDAIFDATYQVINEGKTVTWDIGGNASTTQMTDAIITYAKDNLRK
- a CDS encoding metallophosphoesterase family protein, encoding MQIVQISDLHVGSQFLEDKFDTLVSEVNELNPEVIVITGDLTNEGLMKEYEKCKSLLEKFNTKKIIAISGNHDYRNTGYLLFKKFFPFEAVNELSDDVVLVTVGTARPDRNEGEVGYRQNLWLERTMKKYKDKVKIVAMHHHLIAIPDTGSDQLTVVDAGDVLRTVLDTKVDIVLCGHKHRPWAWNFRTLTVVNAGTATSERVRGFFENTYNILTITEKKVHVDLKIVGGKRLPIDEIVNNYSQFTDE